Proteins encoded in a region of the Leopardus geoffroyi isolate Oge1 chromosome E2, O.geoffroyi_Oge1_pat1.0, whole genome shotgun sequence genome:
- the LOC123578633 gene encoding zinc finger protein 2 homolog isoform X3: MKEEMASSQGLLTFRDVAIEFSQDEWGCLNQSQRELYRDVMLETCGHLLFLAISSHGTQNLLPKPCIETSSQNVSLGTGKHHAFENLHLMINWDSSRKNEVHQKFHEGHGPFERTAHNKNFTATISEGHKISWKTALFTSTICAKQCASVSRSSNQTCKHTYLCNENLEHLESYLVHAENNALNHCESGIGLTFQSNSSKTQRFKNEDERPRTSQFGRCFTEEVTLQHYQCIFSGDTLAQYSGSETQSNQGSHVIKCLRTPLQENHFESNKDEEVFYPNSKCTNSKSTQRGEITSKYDECGKALKQSFNIADHERIHVGENPYTGNESGNMFSQSLSLNTCKTSGTGEKRYICKDCGKTFDRHSTLSQHQQTHTAKKIDKCEEGGQTIKDGSSLHAHSQIHTAQKPYKCQECGKAFNQQSSLTQHHRIHTGEKPHKCQECGKVFSQQSSLSQHHRTHTGEKPHKCQECGKSFKWHSYLNQHHRIHTGEKPYQCQECGKAFSQQSSLTQHHRMHTGEKPYKCQECGKAFSRQSSLSKHHRVHTGEKPYQCQECGKVFSQQSCLRQHHRMHTGEKPHKCQECGKAFSQQSSLIQHHRMHTGQKPYQCQECGKAFTRSSLLTQHHRIHTGEKPHKCQDCGKAFSEYSTLTRHHRIHTGEKPYQCQECGKSFIQNSHLSKHHRTHTGEKTLQMSNVARPLRCIHSLLDMREFMPERNHTNVKNVARP, encoded by the coding sequence CTATATCTTCACATGGCACCCAGAACCTCCTGCCAAAACCATGCATAGAAACCTCTTCACAAAATGTGTCACTGGGTACAGGGAAACATCATGCCTTTGAGAATTTACACTTAATGATAAACTGGGACAGTAGTAGAAAGAATGAAGTGCATCAGAAATTTCATGAAGGACATGGTCCATTTGAGAGGACTGCCCATAACAAGAACTTCACGGCCACAATCAGTGAAGGACATAAAATATCTTGGAAAACCGCCCTTTTTACATCCACTATTTGTGCAAAGCAGTGTGCATCCGTAAGCAGAAGTTCCAATCAAACATGCAAACATACATATTTGTGCAACGAAAATTTGGAACATTTGGAAAGTTACCTCGTCCACGCTGAAAACAATGCTTTGAACCATTGTGAAAGTGGGATTGGATTGACCTTTCAGTCAAATAGTTCTAAAACTCAAAGattcaaaaatgaagatgaaaggcCTAGGACATCTCAATTTGGGAGGTGCTTCACTGAGGAGGTGACCCTACAACATTACCAGTGCATTTTCAGTGGAGATACACTGGCTCAATACAGTGGATCTGAGACACAGTCTAACCAGGGATCCCATGTTATCAAATGTCTGAGGACTCCTCTGCAAGAAAACCATTTTGAATCTAATAAAGATGAGGAAGTCTTTTACCCAAACTCCAAATGTACCAATAGTAAGAGTACACAGAGGGGAGAAATTACTTCTAAATATGATGAATGCGGGAAAGCACTGAAGCAGTCCTTCAATATTGCTGATCATGAAAGGATTCATGTGGGGGAGAACCCATACACAGGTAACGAATCTGGAAACATGTTTAGTCAATCATTAAGTCTAAATACCTGTAAGACAAGTGGTACTGGAGAGAAAAGGTACATTTGCAAGGACTGTGGCAAAACCTTTGACAGGCACTCAACACTATCTCAACATCAGCAAACACATACTGCaaagaaaattgacaaatgtGAAGAAGGTGGTCAAACCATTAAGGATGGGTCATCACTTCACGCACACAGTCAAATCCACACTGCacagaaaccttacaaatgtcaagaatgtggcaaggcctttaacCAGCAATCATCCCTTACTCAGCATCACAgaatccacactggagagaaacctcacaaatgtcaagaatgtggCAAGGTCTTTAGCCAGCAATCATCCCTTAGTCAACATCACAGAAcgcatactggagagaaacctcacaaatgtcaagaatgtggTAAGTCCTTTAAATGGCACTCATACCTTAAtcaacatcacagaattcatactggagagaaaccttaccaatgtcaagaatgtggcaaggcctttagcCAGCAATCATCCCTTACTCAGCATCACAGAAtgcatactggagagaaaccttacaaatgtcaagaatgtggcaaggcctttagcCGGCAGTCATCCCTGAGTAAGCATCATAGAGtgcatactggagagaaaccttaccaatgtcAAGAATGTGGCAAGGTCTTTAGCCAGCAATCGTGCCTTAGACAGCATCACAGAAtgcatactggagagaaacctcacAAATGTCAAGAGTGTGGCAAGGCCTTTAGCCAGCAATCATCCCTTATTCAACATCATAGAATGCATACTGGacagaaaccttaccaatgtcaagaatgtggaaaagcctttacCCGTTCCTCACTACTCACtcaacatcacagaattcatactggagagaaacctcacAAATGTCAAGACTGTGGCAAGGCCTTTAGTGAATACTCAACCCTGACTCGGCATCACAGAATCCATACTGGggagaaaccttaccaatgtcAAGAATGTGGCAAGTCCTTTATCCAAAACTCACACCTTAGTAAACATCACAGAACTCATACTGGAGAAAAAACCTTACAAATGTCAAATGTGGCTAGGCCTTTAAGGTGTATTCACAGTTTACTTGACATGAGAGAATTCATGCCAGAGAGAAACCATacaaatgtcaagaatgtggcaaggccttgA
- the LOC123578633 gene encoding zinc finger protein 2 homolog isoform X4 encodes MNSVGLLTFRDVAIEFSQDEWGCLNQSQRELYRDVMLETCGHLLFLAISSHGTQNLLPKPCIETSSQNVSLGTGKHHAFENLHLMINWDSSRKNEVHQKFHEGHGPFERTAHNKNFTATISEGHKISWKTALFTSTICAKQCASVSRSSNQTCKHTYLCNENLEHLESYLVHAENNALNHCESGIGLTFQSNSSKTQRFKNEDERPRTSQFGRCFTEEVTLQHYQCIFSGDTLAQYSGSETQSNQGSHVIKCLRTPLQENHFESNKDEEVFYPNSKCTNSKSTQRGEITSKYDECGKALKQSFNIADHERIHVGENPYTGNESGNMFSQSLSLNTCKTSGTGEKRYICKDCGKTFDRHSTLSQHQQTHTAKKIDKCEEGGQTIKDGSSLHAHSQIHTAQKPYKCQECGKAFNQQSSLTQHHRIHTGEKPHKCQECGKVFSQQSSLSQHHRTHTGEKPHKCQECGKSFKWHSYLNQHHRIHTGEKPYQCQECGKAFSQQSSLTQHHRMHTGEKPYKCQECGKAFSRQSSLSKHHRVHTGEKPYQCQECGKVFSQQSCLRQHHRMHTGEKPHKCQECGKAFSQQSSLIQHHRMHTGQKPYQCQECGKAFTRSSLLTQHHRIHTGEKPHKCQDCGKAFSEYSTLTRHHRIHTGEKPYQCQECGKSFIQNSHLSKHHRTHTGEKTLQMSNVARPLRCIHSLLDMREFMPERNHTNVKNVARP; translated from the coding sequence CTATATCTTCACATGGCACCCAGAACCTCCTGCCAAAACCATGCATAGAAACCTCTTCACAAAATGTGTCACTGGGTACAGGGAAACATCATGCCTTTGAGAATTTACACTTAATGATAAACTGGGACAGTAGTAGAAAGAATGAAGTGCATCAGAAATTTCATGAAGGACATGGTCCATTTGAGAGGACTGCCCATAACAAGAACTTCACGGCCACAATCAGTGAAGGACATAAAATATCTTGGAAAACCGCCCTTTTTACATCCACTATTTGTGCAAAGCAGTGTGCATCCGTAAGCAGAAGTTCCAATCAAACATGCAAACATACATATTTGTGCAACGAAAATTTGGAACATTTGGAAAGTTACCTCGTCCACGCTGAAAACAATGCTTTGAACCATTGTGAAAGTGGGATTGGATTGACCTTTCAGTCAAATAGTTCTAAAACTCAAAGattcaaaaatgaagatgaaaggcCTAGGACATCTCAATTTGGGAGGTGCTTCACTGAGGAGGTGACCCTACAACATTACCAGTGCATTTTCAGTGGAGATACACTGGCTCAATACAGTGGATCTGAGACACAGTCTAACCAGGGATCCCATGTTATCAAATGTCTGAGGACTCCTCTGCAAGAAAACCATTTTGAATCTAATAAAGATGAGGAAGTCTTTTACCCAAACTCCAAATGTACCAATAGTAAGAGTACACAGAGGGGAGAAATTACTTCTAAATATGATGAATGCGGGAAAGCACTGAAGCAGTCCTTCAATATTGCTGATCATGAAAGGATTCATGTGGGGGAGAACCCATACACAGGTAACGAATCTGGAAACATGTTTAGTCAATCATTAAGTCTAAATACCTGTAAGACAAGTGGTACTGGAGAGAAAAGGTACATTTGCAAGGACTGTGGCAAAACCTTTGACAGGCACTCAACACTATCTCAACATCAGCAAACACATACTGCaaagaaaattgacaaatgtGAAGAAGGTGGTCAAACCATTAAGGATGGGTCATCACTTCACGCACACAGTCAAATCCACACTGCacagaaaccttacaaatgtcaagaatgtggcaaggcctttaacCAGCAATCATCCCTTACTCAGCATCACAgaatccacactggagagaaacctcacaaatgtcaagaatgtggCAAGGTCTTTAGCCAGCAATCATCCCTTAGTCAACATCACAGAAcgcatactggagagaaacctcacaaatgtcaagaatgtggTAAGTCCTTTAAATGGCACTCATACCTTAAtcaacatcacagaattcatactggagagaaaccttaccaatgtcaagaatgtggcaaggcctttagcCAGCAATCATCCCTTACTCAGCATCACAGAAtgcatactggagagaaaccttacaaatgtcaagaatgtggcaaggcctttagcCGGCAGTCATCCCTGAGTAAGCATCATAGAGtgcatactggagagaaaccttaccaatgtcAAGAATGTGGCAAGGTCTTTAGCCAGCAATCGTGCCTTAGACAGCATCACAGAAtgcatactggagagaaacctcacAAATGTCAAGAGTGTGGCAAGGCCTTTAGCCAGCAATCATCCCTTATTCAACATCATAGAATGCATACTGGacagaaaccttaccaatgtcaagaatgtggaaaagcctttacCCGTTCCTCACTACTCACtcaacatcacagaattcatactggagagaaacctcacAAATGTCAAGACTGTGGCAAGGCCTTTAGTGAATACTCAACCCTGACTCGGCATCACAGAATCCATACTGGggagaaaccttaccaatgtcAAGAATGTGGCAAGTCCTTTATCCAAAACTCACACCTTAGTAAACATCACAGAACTCATACTGGAGAAAAAACCTTACAAATGTCAAATGTGGCTAGGCCTTTAAGGTGTATTCACAGTTTACTTGACATGAGAGAATTCATGCCAGAGAGAAACCATacaaatgtcaagaatgtggcaaggccttgA